The following nucleotide sequence is from Photobacterium gaetbulicola Gung47.
TCGCTGTGGCGACTTAGGCTGAATGATGGAATATTGTTTTCTGCGGCATCAACAACACCTTGCTGCAGTGCTGTGTATAGCTCACCGTATGCTAGCGGCGTTGGGCTACCACCCAGTGCATTTACCATGGCAATCGCCGATGGGCTTGGCTGAACACGGATCTTCATGCCTTTCAGATCTTCAGGCGTATTGATTGGTTTAGAGGTGTAGAAGCTACGTGCCCCCGCATCATAGTAAGTTACACCAATGAAACCACTGTCACGGGAAGACGCTAGGATTTCCTCACCCACCTCACCTTCTTTCACGTTGTAGTAGTGAGTCTTGTCACGGAATAGGTATGGAAGATTAAATGCTGAGTAAGCAGGGGCAAAGGCTTCAAGCTCTGCAGCGTTGGTTTTTACCATTTCCAGTGCGCCATTCTGCATCAGTTCCATTGACTCACGCTGGGTGCCCAGCTGCGCATCAGGGTAAATGCGGATACGCACTTCGCCGTCTGTTAGTTTGCGGACTTCTTTCGCCATGTGATCCATTGCTTTATGCACAGCATGGTCGCGCGGGTGGTTATGACTTAGCTTGAAGGTCGTTGCTGCGTAAGCAGAAGCAGTAGCACCAAAAGTAAGGGCAGCACCGATCACTGCAGTAAGTACACTTTTACGCGTCATCATTGTTATATCTCCGTGGAATTGGTTGTCCATTGTGTAGGGTATTTCTTAAGTACGGGGCCAATATTGCGGCCAAATCAGAAAACCGTCAAAACAAAAAAGCAAATTGATTGACCAATATCACAATAAAAACCCTCAAATTGGTCAACCAATTCAATTGTGACTTGGGTCACGTGACTAAAAATCACACCATCTTATAATCTCCACAGAAAAAGCGCGTGCTTAAACATAGCTAGATGACGTATCTGCTTACATTGGTTTACCAATATACAACTCTGAGCATGCTTATTTATTGCAAAGGAACTAAAGATGAATAAATTGGTTGGTTACATAAATAGAGGGTTGGCGATGTTTACCGTGTCTCTCTCTACCTTCCTGGTGTTCTGTGTGATCTGGCAGGTGATCTCCCGCTATATCATTGGTAAACCAAGTACCATTACTGATGAACTGGCGAGATATCTATTTATGTGGGTAGCCCTTATTGGCGCGGCTTACACCACAGGCCTCAAGCGTCATCTTGCCATTGACCTACTAACCATGAAGCTCAGCGGCAAAAGAAAATTGTTCAATGAGATCTTCATTCAGCTGGCCATCGCCGTCTTCGCTTTTGTTGTTCTTGTATACGGCGGTACTAACCTCGCGCTCAAAACACTTTCAACCGGCCAGGTTACCCCTGCGCTTGGTTGGGAAATGGGCTACATCTACTTCTGCCTACCAATCAGTGGATCACTGATGATTTTCTATTCGGCACTTTTCGCCTTCGAAAAAATTAAACAACTGGTATCTGGCGATATCTGCATTGCCGACCCGCAGCAAAACTAAATAAGCAAATCCAGCGGTGAATCACTTTTTTGATTTCACCATTGAACAAGATTTTATAAGAAGGATTCCACAATGGAATGGCAAGTCATTCTCACCCTATTCGGAAGCTTCGGCGTGTTACTCGCGCTGGGGATCCCTGTATCATTCGCAATCGGTCTTTCATCGCTAGCAACCATTATGATGAGCTTGCCGCTCGAGCCGGCGATCGCAGTGGTAGCCCAGCGCATGGCGGCAGGCCTCGATAACTTTGCCCTACTGGCTATCCCGTTTTTCATCCTAGCGGGTAACATCATGAACCAGGGCGGTATCGCCATCCGTCTGATCAATTTCGCCAAAGTACTGGGTGGACGCCTGCCAGGCTCTCTTGCCCACGTGAACGTGATGGCAAACATGATGTTCGGCTCTATCTCTGGATCTGCGGTTGCCTCTGCCGCTGCCGTCGGCGGGACTATGTCGCCACTACAGAAAAAAGACGGTTACGACGAGCACTTCTCGGCTGCGGTTAACATCACCTCTTGCCCAACCGGCTTGTTGATCCCGCCAAGTAACACACTCATCGTATTCTCGCTGGTCTCTGGCGGTACCTCTATTGCTGCTCTGTTCCTAGGTGGTTACATCCCGGGGATCCTAATGGGTCTGAGTCTAATGATTGTTGCCGGTATCATTGCCAAGCGTCGTGGCTACCCTGTCGCTCCTAGACCCTCACTGGCTGTGGTATGGGATACCTTTATCAAAGCCATGCCTTCGCTATTACTGATTGTTATCATCATGGGCGGCATCATCGGCGGTATCTTCACTGCGACAGAAGCCTCGGCGATTGCGGTTGTCTATACCTTCGTACTAGCGGTTATTTTCTACCGTGAAGTGAAAATTCGTGACCTACCGAAAATCATCCTAGAGTCAGCGGTAACCACCTCTATCGTACTGCTGCTGGTTGGCGCTTCGATGGGCATGTCCTGGGCCATGGCAAATGCCGACATCCCATACATGATTGCCGATGCCTTGCTGGCTGTCTCTGAAAATCCACTGGTTATCCTGCTTATCATCAACCTTATCCTGCTGATTGTTGGTATCTTCATGGATATGACTCCAGCGGTACTGATCTTCACCCCTATATTCCTGCCAATCGCACTGGATATGGGTATCGACCCGGTTCACTTCGGTATCATGATGACCTTCAACCTTGCTATCGGTATCTGTACACCACCGGTGGGTAGTGCCCTGTTTATCGGTTGTTCGGTAGCAAAAGTGTCTATCGAGAAGATCATCAAGCCGCTACTGCCATTCTATGCCGCACTTATCGCAGCACTATTGGCCGTCACCTTTATTCCTCAGCTAAGCCTGTTCCTGCCTAACTTGGTTCTTGGCTACTGATTTTAGGGACTTGTCCCGCAATCTATAACACGCAGAAGACTTCCCTGATAAACCCGCCCACCAACTCCAGTTGGTGGGCCAAAGGAAAAAGAAAATGGACACAATTTCAAATACTCCACTCAACACAAACGTCATTCGCCCAACCTTTGATCGTTCAGTACTGAAAAGCCGCATCGTTCACTTGGGTTTTGGCGCTTTCCACCGCGCACACCAAGCCTTGTTTACCAACGAGATGCTAGAAAAAACAGGCTGCGACTGGGGAATCTGTGAAGTTAACCTGTTTGGCGGTGAAGATCTTATTACCCAGCTCCGTGCCCAGGATCATCTGTATACGGTGGCAGAAAAAGGTGCTAAGGCAACCGACGTCAAGCTCATTGCTTCGGTTACTGAGTCCCTTCACCCTAACTTTGAAGGCAAACGTGCAGTTCTGGAAAAAATGTCTGAAGAGCAAGTCGCCATTATTTCGATGACGATTACCGAAAAAGGCTACTGTGCGGATCCTGCCACTGGCCGTTTGGACAAGAATAATGGCCTGATTCAAGCGGATTTGGCCAACCCTCGCGAGCCGAGCTCTGCCATTGGCTA
It contains:
- a CDS encoding TRAP-type C4-dicarboxylate transport system, large permease component (COG1593); the protein is MEWQVILTLFGSFGVLLALGIPVSFAIGLSSLATIMMSLPLEPAIAVVAQRMAAGLDNFALLAIPFFILAGNIMNQGGIAIRLINFAKVLGGRLPGSLAHVNVMANMMFGSISGSAVASAAAVGGTMSPLQKKDGYDEHFSAAVNITSCPTGLLIPPSNTLIVFSLVSGGTSIAALFLGGYIPGILMGLSLMIVAGIIAKRRGYPVAPRPSLAVVWDTFIKAMPSLLLIVIIMGGIIGGIFTATEASAIAVVYTFVLAVIFYREVKIRDLPKIILESAVTTSIVLLLVGASMGMSWAMANADIPYMIADALLAVSENPLVILLIINLILLIVGIFMDMTPAVLIFTPIFLPIALDMGIDPVHFGIMMTFNLAIGICTPPVGSALFIGCSVAKVSIEKIIKPLLPFYAALIAALLAVTFIPQLSLFLPNLVLGY
- a CDS encoding putative small integral C4-dicarboxylate membrane transport protein (COG3090) — its product is MNKLVGYINRGLAMFTVSLSTFLVFCVIWQVISRYIIGKPSTITDELARYLFMWVALIGAAYTTGLKRHLAIDLLTMKLSGKRKLFNEIFIQLAIAVFAFVVLVYGGTNLALKTLSTGQVTPALGWEMGYIYFCLPISGSLMIFYSALFAFEKIKQLVSGDICIADPQQN
- a CDS encoding putative dicarboxylate-binding periplasmic protein (COG1638), encoding MMTRKSVLTAVIGAALTFGATASAYAATTFKLSHNHPRDHAVHKAMDHMAKEVRKLTDGEVRIRIYPDAQLGTQRESMELMQNGALEMVKTNAAELEAFAPAYSAFNLPYLFRDKTHYYNVKEGEVGEEILASSRDSGFIGVTYYDAGARSFYTSKPINTPEDLKGMKIRVQPSPSAIAMVNALGGSPTPLAYGELYTALQQGVVDAAENNIPSFSLSRHSEVSKYFSLDEHTMVPDVLVISTKAYDALSEEHQAALKQAAMSSMEVMKELWAESEAKERAKAEKMGVTFVKPNKTAFVEAVQPMYDALEKSNPELNEIVERIKAVQ